A window from Dromaius novaehollandiae isolate bDroNov1 chromosome 1, bDroNov1.hap1, whole genome shotgun sequence encodes these proteins:
- the GSG1 gene encoding germ cell-specific gene 1 protein isoform X2: MELLKGLPWRRAFLAVILNLLALSLSTTALLGSYWCTGTQKVPKPLCGKSKATKCIGVPMPPDAEEKCRSFIELSPPAERGILWLSLGSEMLYISLLLISFILLVVEMLHTDNPVCGLKLNAFAAVSSVLSGLLGMVAHMMYTQVFQATVSLGPEDWRPHSWDYGWAFYMAWASFTCCMASAVTTLNTYTKTVLEFKRLHLKGYNESFKDQHHQCYIQQQISSYYQQRDKPIHSVSEGFDFYSELQQKVLQREPELELDEVLGQTDGEDHC; this comes from the exons ATGGAGCTGCTGAAGGGGTTGCCATGGCGCCGTGCTTTCCTGGCAGTCATCCTGAACCTGCTGGCTCTCAGCCTTTCCACCACTGCCTTACTTGGCAGCTACTGGTGTACCGGGACCCAGAAGGTGCCCAAGCCTCTGTGTGGGAAGAGTAAAGCCACCAAGTGCATCGGTGTCCCCATGCCGCCTGACGCAG AGGAGAAATGCCGTAGCTTTATTGAGCTTTCCCCACCAGCAGAGAGAG GAATCCTGTGGCTGTCGCTGGGGTCAGAGATGCTGTATATTAGCCTGCTGCTCATCAGCTTCATCCTTCTGGTTGTGGAAATGCTACATACTGACAATCCTGTCTGTGGGTTGAAGCTCAATGCCTTCGCTGCTGTCTCCTCAGTGCTGTCAG GTCTTCTTGGGATGGTGGCACACATGATGTACACTCAAGTCTTCCAAGCAACAGTCAGTCTGGGACCAGAGGACTGGAGACCACACTCATGGGACTACGGCTGGGCTTTCTA CATGGCCTGGGCCTCCTTCACCTGCTGCATGGCCTCTGCTGTCACTACCCTCAACACCTACACCAAGACAGTGCTGGAGTTCAAACGGCTCCACCTCAAGGGCTACAATGAGAGTTTCAAGGATCAGCACCACCAGTGCTACATACAGCAGCAGATAAGCAGCTACTACCAGCAACGAGACAAGCCCATCCATTCAGTCTCTGAGGGATTCGACTTCTACTCTGAGCTGCAGCAAAAAGTGCTACAGCGGGAACCAGAGCTGGAGCTGGACGAGGTCTTGGGACAGACAGATGGGGAAGACCACTGTTAG
- the GSG1 gene encoding germ cell-specific gene 1 protein isoform X1 → MELLKGLPWRRAFLAVILNLLALSLSTTALLGSYWCTGTQKVPKPLCGKSKATKCIGVPMPPDAGASNSSSQDVVHYSWETGDDRFAFRYFHTGMWLSCEESMEGPEEKCRSFIELSPPAERGILWLSLGSEMLYISLLLISFILLVVEMLHTDNPVCGLKLNAFAAVSSVLSGLLGMVAHMMYTQVFQATVSLGPEDWRPHSWDYGWAFYMAWASFTCCMASAVTTLNTYTKTVLEFKRLHLKGYNESFKDQHHQCYIQQQISSYYQQRDKPIHSVSEGFDFYSELQQKVLQREPELELDEVLGQTDGEDHC, encoded by the exons ATGGAGCTGCTGAAGGGGTTGCCATGGCGCCGTGCTTTCCTGGCAGTCATCCTGAACCTGCTGGCTCTCAGCCTTTCCACCACTGCCTTACTTGGCAGCTACTGGTGTACCGGGACCCAGAAGGTGCCCAAGCCTCTGTGTGGGAAGAGTAAAGCCACCAAGTGCATCGGTGTCCCCATGCCGCCTGACGCAGGTGCTAGCAATTCTTCATCCCAGGACGTGGTGCACTACAGCTGGGAGACGGGGGATGACCGCTTTGCCTTCAGATACTTCCACACGGGCATGTGGCTTTCCTGTGAAGAGAGCATGGAAGGGCCAG AGGAGAAATGCCGTAGCTTTATTGAGCTTTCCCCACCAGCAGAGAGAG GAATCCTGTGGCTGTCGCTGGGGTCAGAGATGCTGTATATTAGCCTGCTGCTCATCAGCTTCATCCTTCTGGTTGTGGAAATGCTACATACTGACAATCCTGTCTGTGGGTTGAAGCTCAATGCCTTCGCTGCTGTCTCCTCAGTGCTGTCAG GTCTTCTTGGGATGGTGGCACACATGATGTACACTCAAGTCTTCCAAGCAACAGTCAGTCTGGGACCAGAGGACTGGAGACCACACTCATGGGACTACGGCTGGGCTTTCTA CATGGCCTGGGCCTCCTTCACCTGCTGCATGGCCTCTGCTGTCACTACCCTCAACACCTACACCAAGACAGTGCTGGAGTTCAAACGGCTCCACCTCAAGGGCTACAATGAGAGTTTCAAGGATCAGCACCACCAGTGCTACATACAGCAGCAGATAAGCAGCTACTACCAGCAACGAGACAAGCCCATCCATTCAGTCTCTGAGGGATTCGACTTCTACTCTGAGCTGCAGCAAAAAGTGCTACAGCGGGAACCAGAGCTGGAGCTGGACGAGGTCTTGGGACAGACAGATGGGGAAGACCACTGTTAG